GTTAAAAAGTAATGAGTCCCATCAATGATTGGTTTGAGATAAATTGAGTTGACTTTAATATTTAAGGTCAACCAATGTGCAGGAATtggattttcataattttactCTCTCCTGATACAAATCTGACCGATAAATCCACAGAAAAGGATAAAAGAAAGCCAATTTTGGTTGGGTTTTGTTTTACCGGGTTTTGGTCTGAACTGCTGGCTCTAGATTCAAGTTTGCTCCACAAAATTCTTTTTCCCCGATATACCACTGTAATTTTCTAGAAGGCATGTAGCACTTTGTTTTTGGCATACTTATTCTTTGATGTTGTTTTTCTTGATATCATTCAGGATGCTGTAGAATATGCTGAATGTGAAGCTGCTGTCAAAGACTTCCCCCCATTTAGAGAGGCAATGAAGAGGCGGGGTATCGAGGACATGGATCTTGTGATGGTTGATACATggtaatttaaattcaaaagcCAGTGGTTTCTGCATGTTCTATTTCAATAAGCAATTGATTTTTGCAAACTCTGTTGTTAACTTTGCTTTTACACATTCTCTATGTAGGTGTGTTGGTTATCACAGTGAAGCTGATGCTCCTTGCCGAAGACTTGCCAAACCACTTATTTTCTGTAGATCTGAGAGTGATTGCCCTATGGAAAATGGATATGCACGCCCAGTTGAGGGTGTCTGTGTACTTGTTGATATGCAAAACATGGtggtgattgagtttgaagactGTAAATTCGTGCCCCTACCTCCAGCTGATGCACTGAGGAATTATACTGCTGGTGAAAGCAGAGGTGGTGCTGATCGAAGTGATGTAAAGCCTTTACAAATTACCCAGCCTGAAGGTCCGAGCTTCCGCATTGATGGCTACTTTGTAGAATGGCAGAAGGTAGATGTTATTTTGCCAGACTAGGTTGAGTAATTTTTGTTGTTCTAAGTTCAGAAACTTACTCAGAACATCTATATTTTGTTATGGTTGCCAGTGGAATTTTCGTATTGGTTTCTCTCCTAGAGAGGGTTTGGTTATATATTCTGTTGCATACATTGATGGTAGTCGAGGACGAAGATCTGTGGCCCACAGGTTGAGTTTCGTGGAGATAGTTGTGCCTTATGGAGATCCAAATAATCCACATTACAGGAAAAATGCCTTTGATGCAGGGGAAGATGGCCTTGGAAAGAATGCACACTCTCTTAAGAAGGTTTATAATTGTTACTCATTATATTTGTTTGTGACAACATACAATTTCTATTGGTGGAACTTGATTGGTTTGAAACAAAACTACTATGTACAGGGATGTGATTGTTCGGGATATATCAAATACTTAGATGCCCACTTCACAAACTTCACCGGAGGTGTTGAAACAATTGAAAATTGTGTATGTTTGCATGAAGAGGATCATGGAATTCTATGGAAGCATCAAGATTGGAGAACAGGCTTAGCAGAAGTACGAAGATCTAGACGGCTTTCAGTGTCTTTTATATGCACGGTGGCTAATTATGAGTATGGATTTTTCTGGACCTTTTATCAGGCAAGTTAAATATCcagatttttttaatgcaaaatcTAGTATGCTTGCATTTCTATAAATGTCGATTAGACCTGTATGTCATCTTTGAACTGAAGGAAATTCTGTAAAATTGTAATACAAGTGGTGCAAAAGTAAACTGAGAGCGCATAACATGTTCTCTGGCATGATGGTAAAAACATTGGCAGTTCCCTTTGATGTGCAAGTTATACGCTGTTACAGGATGGAAAAATCGAAGCTGAAGTTAAACTTACAGGAATTCTCAGCTTAGGAGCATTGCAACCTGGAGAGGTCCGAAAGTATGGTACAATGATAGCACCGGGTTTATATGCACCTGTTCATCAGCACTTCTTTGTTGCTCGTATGGACATGGCTGTAGATTGCAAACCTGGTGAAGCTTTCAATCAGGTGCACTGCTTTGAACTTCAGGGATTCTTATTAGTGGTTTTCTCGTGCCTGATTATCATGTTGTGTCAAAATATAAGAGCCAGCTGGGAGTTGCACGATACTGACAATTAAAGTTCCTGCTGGGAGTAATTGGCATGAGCTATGGCATTAGTTGTAATTATTAAGATTACGGTATTGCCCTATATGTACTCAAATTCTTCTGTATAGGTATGCTTCAGATCCTTAATATGCTTAACAATTCAGCAGGCTAtcatctttccttttttcttttttcttgaaaaacaaaTCCCTGAGGCCGTCTTTGTGCTTGGAGGCATTAGGAAGGCAGCTTTTAAATTACTGTTTTTCTATGTGCCTGATGATATCTAAATGTAATGTGGAACCTTTCCAGCAATCTTTTTTAAGTAGTCTGCAGAGTGTTGATTTGGTCCTTAAAGATTCAGAACCTTAATGGGGAATGCTTGTGGGTTATTTTCCATTGGCCCGCTGAGAAACAAATCTTGGCAATCTATAAAAGACTCTAATAGTAAAAATGGTTGTAAGAAACCAGGCTTGCTTCCCTGAAATCGAAGCATCGCTAGTAGATTTTATGCTCTCGTAAGTTGCTGTTATCGAGAACAATGCTTCTACATTGTTGTTTACTTAACGATATCACATCTTTCATCCCCCCATTTTGTAGGTTGTAGAGGTAAATGTTAGAGTTGAGGAACCTGGAGAGAACAACGTTCACAATAACGCCTTCTATGCTGAAGAGAGACTGCTCAAATCTGAAATGGAAGCAATGAGTGATTGTGACCCTTTCACCGCTCGGCATTGGATTGTAAGGCATTCTATCCTTCTTTAAgagaaaaacatttttttattactatattgTAGTGTGCATGTGTTCTTTTTCTTGAGTTCCTTTAGTTGTATGAAGCACTTTTGGACTCTATATGGAATTATTTATGTTGTTTAACACAACTTAAAATAAGGTCAAATCTTCGTTTCTCGGTTTCAAATGAAGTTATTTTCAACTGTGTAGTAGTATTTTATAATCAGTCGGAATTTTGAAATGACTTCATCTCATTCCTGGTTTATGTAATTTTCTTAAACGCATTTTGTGAGCTATGTTGAGCAGACAGAAGACTTCCCATATTCCCTGAAAACTGATTGGGCTTAACCACATCTAGTTTGGTGGCAAGACCAGGTGAAGGCCCAGTCAACCAACCTAAAGCAATCGATTTCCGCTTTAGGTAATAGCTTATAGTATCTTATATATTGTCATAACTAATTTTTGTAAAGATTGTTAGTCTGGCTAATTGATTTTGGCCTTTAATTTCTAGGTAGTAGCCTATAACAGCATGTCATCTGGTGCAAATATTGTTATAACTATTGCTTGTAAAATTGACCCTGCTGACTGATAGATCTCAGCAATTAGATTCTAAGAAGCAGCATATGCCAGTGGGGTCTCAGTTGCAAATATTGTCATAGCAAGAGTTTGTGACGAAACTTATCCTGCTAGTTGATACAGTCAATACACATAATTTGAAGTTGGAGCTTTTGGCTCTAACCAGAGCTTATGTGGGCTTTTGAAGCTTTTACACAACAGTTATAAGTCTGGGCTGATCTTAATTGGGCTGAAATTTTCTCTTGCATCACATTCTTTTAGAGTTACTTGTTTCCTATGAGTGAGCATTTGCACAATTTTGCACTCCAGGTGAGGAATACAAGAACCGTCAATCGCACTGGACAGTTAACAGGCTACAAACTCGTACCTGGTTCAAACTGTTTGCCATTAGCTGGTTTGGAGGCTAAGTTTATGAAAAGAGCTGCTTTCTTGAAGCATAATCTTTGGGTTACACAATATGCTCATGATGAAATGTTTCCTGGAGGAGAGTTCCCTAATCAAAATCCACGTGTTGGTGAAGGATTGGCTACATGGGTTCAGAAGGATCGATCTCTGGAAGAAACAGATATAGTTCTTTGGTTGGTCACTTCTCCTTTATTTGTTTCCAGATTTGTTTCCAGCAACTTATATACCAAAGCAGCTCTCTCCATATAAACAAGCCGGACATTCTATTTTTAAGTGCACTTTTTCTCATCATATACAAATTCTCCCTTGTGACTTTTCACTTGATCCAGATTTCCTTTTGACTATTTCTTTAAATTATGATTGCGTGGTGTCATCTTATTTTGATCACGATTATTCTTATTGCTGCTGGCTCCATTTCTCTATCACATCTTGATTgcaattattttgatgaattaataaGGTAATCTTGTGAAATGCAGGTACGTATTTGGAATCACACACGTCCCTCGGTTGGAAGATTGGCCTGTTAAGCCAGTGGAGCACATTGGCTTTATGCTTATGGTAGTCACTAATTAATCTTACCCTGCATATTTACTTGTCAATAAAAATTCATATGTTGTTTGCGCATCTTGAGTCTTGATTACGGCGTTAGTAACTAAAAGACATCGACCTGTGTTTGGGAGAATTGGCCCGAGGTGTAAATTCAAGATCTTGTATCTGATCTTGTATCTGATGTTTGTGTGCCACTTTCTTGATAGAGAGAATATTGCAAAAATGGCCGGTCTGTAAATTAGGCAAGAACTACAACCCTTATCATCACCAAAGACCTTTCTTCAACTAAGTTTGTTTGAATGGTCACTTAGCAGTTTGTACATGTAGTGACCATAGAGTTGCCTTTATCTGTTCGTATAAGTGGATATTTTGTGTAAATTGACTTGCCAATCATGCCTTCTGAATCGTCGTCGTATATTATGTGTCTCATACGTGATACTGATTCTGATGATGTGTGTGTATCAGCCTCATGGGTTCTTCAACTGCTCTCCTGCTGTAGATGTTCCTCCCAACTCCTATGAATTGGGTGCCAAAGGAAATGATGTCAAGGACAATGGGATGGCCAAGACAATTCAGCCTGCATTGCTGGCGAAGATGTGAAGAGATGTTGCTTTCATGTGAATGTCTTTTATGTGTAAAAGAAAGGTGACATTCTGCTGCTTTCAAGCAAGCAATATGTGggggagttcttcaatctataTAAGTGGAACTTTATTCTGGTTttgtcatatttaaaaaaattatattttaataatatttttattcaatttcttctttttcattttaaaatttaataaaacatcataatttaaattattttaatattatataaaaatcattttactattatttacgtatttttatctcatctaatgtTTGAAGCATTCGTAGAGAATCTCGTTTTTACTTCtaggcaagtttgattatttaataatattatattcttagAAATGGAGAGGTGAAAGCTCTACGAAAGACCCATGAAGTGGAGTGAGTTGATACGTGTCATATGAAGACAATATTCCTTCCTACCTATATTGAATTTTAACGTTGCATTTCAATCTGTATTCCACGTTCTGTTGCTTTTCCCTTCTGTATTGTAAAGATAATGTTTGGTCAATGGAGTACAAAGACTTGTGgaattattaaattttctttttaaaaattgcTAGAGGAAATTCTATTAGTCCAATACTGCGAATATACGTGGCATTTTTTAGTTGGTCTGACTTCAtcaatcctttttcttttataggatGTTTTGGTCAATGGATTCCCTGGTAGGCCCCTGCTACTCCTTTGCCacgtcatttatttatttaattgagagttgttataaattaatttgtattGTATGATCATATTTAACCGTTGTTATTGACCAGATCTTAACCTTCAATTAAGATCTTTGtatccctatatatatgggcATATTTTCTTAGTTCAGTTATCAATAACAATGAAAACTTCTCtgaactctctctttcttttttattgattttacaACACGTTATCAGTACGATTGCTCTTCAATCTCTTCTTCCTCTAAAGATCTTCGTTTTTCTGTTATCTGTGTTGGttattttggattctttgaAGTCTTGCATAGAGAGGGGTTTCTATTGTATTTTACTCAGAAGATTCGAGCACTTCCCATACGCTGCAGATGCACCCACCGAGCAGCACCGGCGAGTGATGCTCCTGTCGCTGGTCCGACCCGAAACCGACCCCATCCATGACCCAACCCACACCTGAACTCAATTGGAGTCGCTGAACATGTTGGTGCTGCCGGCATCACAGATGATAGACTTGCAAACGCTATACAACGTGCAGGGGTGGGACCTTCACGGCCAGTTGCATGATCTTCTCTTTCGCATGGATCGCCGACGATGTCAATAGACGAGGAGATACCAACTAGGCATTTCTTAAAAGCTTCGGAGGACAAAGATTTTTGCCGGAGGCCCACTTCCATTCTCGTTGTTTCCGGTGAGTCCCAACCGGAGCTGGGTTACCTTTTTGAAGACATACAGGAACCGGAGAAGAAAGCCCTACAGGAACCGGAGACCCCATCACCACCATGTTTCTCTTCCAATTTCGTTTCTTGTTACCTCGGCTATAATCtcacatgattttatttttcttaagagCTACCTATCTATCCATCTTTTTATCTATCTATTAATCTTCTTAAGCTTACCAGGGAAAAACCCAGCACAATCTATTGTCAAATGCAGCACAGAACGAGCGTCTTCCTCTCCGAGCAGGTGTGCAAGTTCCGTTCTTTGAGTAGCTTCAGCTTTGATAGGCCATCGCAAGAACGCTCTTGTTGAAAACGAGGGAGAGGTGACCCATCGATCTCAGTTTTTGCTTTCCCGTAGTTTTGGCTTTTTCCAGGT
This Carya illinoinensis cultivar Pawnee chromosome 11, C.illinoinensisPawnee_v1, whole genome shotgun sequence DNA region includes the following protein-coding sequences:
- the LOC122281955 gene encoding copper methylamine oxidase-like isoform X5; protein product: MASTPQKTTASASSFLADGLPSSSSSSSIFQDATASALVSASAANAEQDCSVASTDCSKDQLGKNVAMASVIHAVNSLPEPSANTSSKRIPTMLRAQTKHPFDPLSATEISVAVSTVRAAGATPEVRDSMRFIEVVLFEPDKHVVALADAYFFPPFQPSLVPKTKGGPVIPSKLPPRRARLIVYNRKSNETSVWAVELSEVHAVTRSGHHRGKVISSRFVPNVQPPMDAVEYAECEAAVKDFPPFREAMKRRGIEDMDLVMVDTWCVGYHSEADAPCRRLAKPLIFCRSESDCPMENGYARPVEGVCVLVDMQNMVVIEFEDCKFVPLPPADALRNYTAGESRGGADRSDVKPLQITQPEGPSFRIDGYFVEWQKWNFRIGFSPREGLVIYSVAYIDGSRGRRSVAHRLSFVEIVVPYGDPNNPHYRKNAFDAGEDGLGKNAHSLKKGCDCSGYIKYLDAHFTNFTGGVETIENCVCLHEEDHGILWKHQDWRTGLAEVRRSRRLSVSFICTVANYEYGFFWTFYQVVEVNVRVEEPGENNVHNNAFYAEERLLKSEMEAMSDCDPFTARHWIVRNTRTVNRTGQLTGYKLVPGSNCLPLAGLEAKFMKRAAFLKHNLWVTQYAHDEMFPGGEFPNQNPRVGEGLATWVQKDRSLEETDIVLWYVFGITHVPRLEDWPVKPVEHIGFMLMMFLPTPMNWVPKEMMSRTMGWPRQFSLHCWRRCEEMLLSCECLLCVKERMFWSMDSLVGPCYSFATSFIYLIESCYKLICIV
- the LOC122281955 gene encoding copper methylamine oxidase-like isoform X1, encoding MASTPQKTTASASSFLADGLPSSSSSSSIFQDATASALVSASAANAEQDCSVASTDCSKDQLGKNVAMASVIHAVNSLPEPSANTSSKRIPTMLRAQTKHPFDPLSATEISVAVSTVRAAGATPEVRDSMRFIEVVLFEPDKHVVALADAYFFPPFQPSLVPKTKGGPVIPSKLPPRRARLIVYNRKSNETSVWAVELSEVHAVTRSGHHRGKVISSRFVPNVQPPMDAVEYAECEAAVKDFPPFREAMKRRGIEDMDLVMVDTWCVGYHSEADAPCRRLAKPLIFCRSESDCPMENGYARPVEGVCVLVDMQNMVVIEFEDCKFVPLPPADALRNYTAGESRGGADRSDVKPLQITQPEGPSFRIDGYFVEWQKWNFRIGFSPREGLVIYSVAYIDGSRGRRSVAHRLSFVEIVVPYGDPNNPHYRKNAFDAGEDGLGKNAHSLKKGCDCSGYIKYLDAHFTNFTGGVETIENCVCLHEEDHGILWKHQDWRTGLAEVRRSRRLSVSFICTVANYEYGFFWTFYQDGKIEAEVKLTGILSLGALQPGEVRKYGTMIAPGLYAPVHQHFFVARMDMAVDCKPGEAFNQVVEVNVRVEEPGENNVHNNAFYAEERLLKSEMEAMSDCDPFTARHWIVRNTRTVNRTGQLTGYKLVPGSNCLPLAGLEAKFMKRAAFLKHNLWVTQYAHDEMFPGGEFPNQNPRVGEGLATWVQKDRSLEETDIVLWYVFGITHVPRLEDWPVKPVEHIGFMLMMFLPTPMNWVPKEMMSRTMGWPRQFSLHCWRRCEEMLLSCECLLCVKERMFWSMDSLVGPCYSFATSFIYLIESCYKLICIV
- the LOC122281955 gene encoding copper methylamine oxidase-like isoform X2 produces the protein MASTPQKTTASASSFLADGLPSSSSSSSIFQDATASALVSASAANAEQDCSVASTDCSKDQLGIPTMLRAQTKHPFDPLSATEISVAVSTVRAAGATPEVRDSMRFIEVVLFEPDKHVVALADAYFFPPFQPSLVPKTKGGPVIPSKLPPRRARLIVYNRKSNETSVWAVELSEVHAVTRSGHHRGKVISSRFVPNVQPPMDAVEYAECEAAVKDFPPFREAMKRRGIEDMDLVMVDTWCVGYHSEADAPCRRLAKPLIFCRSESDCPMENGYARPVEGVCVLVDMQNMVVIEFEDCKFVPLPPADALRNYTAGESRGGADRSDVKPLQITQPEGPSFRIDGYFVEWQKWNFRIGFSPREGLVIYSVAYIDGSRGRRSVAHRLSFVEIVVPYGDPNNPHYRKNAFDAGEDGLGKNAHSLKKGCDCSGYIKYLDAHFTNFTGGVETIENCVCLHEEDHGILWKHQDWRTGLAEVRRSRRLSVSFICTVANYEYGFFWTFYQDGKIEAEVKLTGILSLGALQPGEVRKYGTMIAPGLYAPVHQHFFVARMDMAVDCKPGEAFNQVVEVNVRVEEPGENNVHNNAFYAEERLLKSEMEAMSDCDPFTARHWIVRNTRTVNRTGQLTGYKLVPGSNCLPLAGLEAKFMKRAAFLKHNLWVTQYAHDEMFPGGEFPNQNPRVGEGLATWVQKDRSLEETDIVLWYVFGITHVPRLEDWPVKPVEHIGFMLMMFLPTPMNWVPKEMMSRTMGWPRQFSLHCWRRCEEMLLSCECLLCVKERMFWSMDSLVGPCYSFATSFIYLIESCYKLICIV
- the LOC122281955 gene encoding copper methylamine oxidase-like isoform X4; translated protein: MFLIISQIITNANAKLIMMHPYLFLLDVLDEFWIPTMLRAQTKHPFDPLSATEISVAVSTVRAAGATPEVRDSMRFIEVVLFEPDKHVVALADAYFFPPFQPSLVPKTKGGPVIPSKLPPRRARLIVYNRKSNETSVWAVELSEVHAVTRSGHHRGKVISSRFVPNVQPPMDAVEYAECEAAVKDFPPFREAMKRRGIEDMDLVMVDTWCVGYHSEADAPCRRLAKPLIFCRSESDCPMENGYARPVEGVCVLVDMQNMVVIEFEDCKFVPLPPADALRNYTAGESRGGADRSDVKPLQITQPEGPSFRIDGYFVEWQKWNFRIGFSPREGLVIYSVAYIDGSRGRRSVAHRLSFVEIVVPYGDPNNPHYRKNAFDAGEDGLGKNAHSLKKGCDCSGYIKYLDAHFTNFTGGVETIENCVCLHEEDHGILWKHQDWRTGLAEVRRSRRLSVSFICTVANYEYGFFWTFYQDGKIEAEVKLTGILSLGALQPGEVRKYGTMIAPGLYAPVHQHFFVARMDMAVDCKPGEAFNQVVEVNVRVEEPGENNVHNNAFYAEERLLKSEMEAMSDCDPFTARHWIVRNTRTVNRTGQLTGYKLVPGSNCLPLAGLEAKFMKRAAFLKHNLWVTQYAHDEMFPGGEFPNQNPRVGEGLATWVQKDRSLEETDIVLWYVFGITHVPRLEDWPVKPVEHIGFMLMMFLPTPMNWVPKEMMSRTMGWPRQFSLHCWRRCEEMLLSCECLLCVKERMFWSMDSLVGPCYSFATSFIYLIESCYKLICIV
- the LOC122281955 gene encoding copper methylamine oxidase-like isoform X6, which gives rise to MRFIEVVLFEPDKHVVALADAYFFPPFQPSLVPKTKGGPVIPSKLPPRRARLIVYNRKSNETSVWAVELSEVHAVTRSGHHRGKVISSRFVPNVQPPMDAVEYAECEAAVKDFPPFREAMKRRGIEDMDLVMVDTWCVGYHSEADAPCRRLAKPLIFCRSESDCPMENGYARPVEGVCVLVDMQNMVVIEFEDCKFVPLPPADALRNYTAGESRGGADRSDVKPLQITQPEGPSFRIDGYFVEWQKWNFRIGFSPREGLVIYSVAYIDGSRGRRSVAHRLSFVEIVVPYGDPNNPHYRKNAFDAGEDGLGKNAHSLKKGCDCSGYIKYLDAHFTNFTGGVETIENCVCLHEEDHGILWKHQDWRTGLAEVRRSRRLSVSFICTVANYEYGFFWTFYQDGKIEAEVKLTGILSLGALQPGEVRKYGTMIAPGLYAPVHQHFFVARMDMAVDCKPGEAFNQVVEVNVRVEEPGENNVHNNAFYAEERLLKSEMEAMSDCDPFTARHWIVRNTRTVNRTGQLTGYKLVPGSNCLPLAGLEAKFMKRAAFLKHNLWVTQYAHDEMFPGGEFPNQNPRVGEGLATWVQKDRSLEETDIVLWYVFGITHVPRLEDWPVKPVEHIGFMLMMFLPTPMNWVPKEMMSRTMGWPRQFSLHCWRRCEEMLLSCECLLCVKERMFWSMDSLVGPCYSFATSFIYLIESCYKLICIV
- the LOC122281955 gene encoding copper methylamine oxidase-like isoform X7, with product MASTPQKTTASASSFLADGLPSSSSSSSIFQDATASALVSASAANAEQDCSVASTDCSKDQLGKNVAMASVIHAVNSLPEPSANTSSKRIPTMLRAQTKHPFDPLSATEISVAVSTVRAAGATPEVRDSMRFIEVVLFEPDKHVVALADAYFFPPFQPSLVPKTKGGPVIPSKLPPRRARLIVYNRKSNETSVWAVELSEVHAVTRSGHHRGKVISSRFVPNVQPPMDAVEYAECEAAVKDFPPFREAMKRRGIEDMDLVMVDTWCVGYHSEADAPCRRLAKPLIFCRSESDCPMENGYARPVEGVCVLVDMQNMVVIEFEDCKFVPLPPADALRNYTAGESRGGADRSDVKPLQITQPEGPSFRIDGYFVEWQKWNFRIGFSPREGLVIYSVAYIDGSRGRRSVAHRLSFVEIVVPYGDPNNPHYRKNAFDAGEDGLGKNAHSLKKGCDCSGYIKYLDAHFTNFTGGVETIENCVCLHEEDHGILWKHQDWRTGLAEVRRSRRLSVSFICTVANYEYGFFWTFYQDGKIEAEVKLTGILSLGALQPGEVRKYGTMIAPGLYAPVHQHFFVARMDMAVDCKPGEAFNQVVEVNVRVEEPGENNVHNNAFYAEERLLKSEMEAMSDCDPFTARHWIFGGKTR
- the LOC122281955 gene encoding copper methylamine oxidase-like isoform X3, yielding MASTPQKTTASASSFLADGLPSSSSSSSIFQDATASALVSASAANAEQDCSVASTDCSKDQLGKNVAMASVIHAVNSLPEPSANTSSKRIPTMLRAQTKHPFDPLSATEISVAVSTVRAAGATPEVRDSMRFIEVVLFEPDKHVVALADAYFFPPFQPSLVPKTKGGPVIPSKLPPRRARLIVYNRKSNETSVWAVELSEVHAVTRSGHHRGKVISSRFVPNVQPPMDAVEYAECEAAVKDFPPFREAMKRRGIEDMDLVMVDTWCVGYHSEADAPCRRLAKPLIFCRSESDCPMENGYARPVEGVCVLVDMQNMVVIEFEDCKFVPLPPADALRNYTAGESRGGADRSDVKPLQITQPEGPSFRIDGYFVEWQKWNFRIGFSPREGLVIYSVAYIDGSRGRRSVAHRLSFVEIVVPYGDPNNPHYRKNAFDAGEDGLGKNAHSLKKGCDCSGYIKYLDAHFTNFTGGVETIENCVCLHEEDHGILWKHQDWRTGLAEVRRSRRLSVSFICTVANYEYGFFWTFYQDGKIEAEVKLTGILSLGALQPGEVRKYGTMIAPGLYAPVHQHFFVARMDMAVDCKPGEAFNQVVEVNVRVEEPGENNVHNNAFYAEERLLKSEMEAMSDCDPFTARHWIVRNTRTVNRTGQLTGYKLVPGSNCLPLAGLEAKFMKRAAFLKHNLWVTQYAHDEMFPGGEFPNQNPRVGEGLATWVQKDRSLEETDIVLWYVFGITHVPRLEDWPVKPVEHIGFMLMPHGFFNCSPAVDVPPNSYELGAKGNDVKDNGMAKTIQPALLAKM